A window from Leptospira stimsonii encodes these proteins:
- a CDS encoding methyl-accepting chemotaxis protein, producing MLSRDSKIHPTDREIIASGPAYINWIRLILIVLFYVSIIASWQRSTVTQNTFYLLGVSSMLLYALYSFYKIKVHGKISERQSQLFMILDVLSLFSTMIVVAADVPQNSGVIVKGQIFYGIAYLYIICSGLLLSPGFVLVMGLVTSLTQSIVIIVAAQYGLQMVDDPLLAASAGFASLSEQVMKIIFLFTASMIVRFLVSLFLKLVQNSERRQRELEHSQTIMNEKTNKMRESAGYLRTSSQNLRDFMNDFTQIVSDHASSFEEISSTMEEFQAQTESSAETVQNQFQNIENLVVHSQNLKSIIERITSFNHHLNQSLDKVRNAGSAVNGFVKELSLSLFALGDSFKSVSDVNQIMSEVADRTNLLSLNASIEAARAGSAGKGFAVVAQEVSKLAESSARNADLISDIIKKSTNHVSSGQKSAEITAERFQEQDSLFHDFVSHFEEFTQLFREQTSINSQFFSNLDYLKSLSSEIELASKEQRVGLRAIVSSINDLQTSMASLTEKSENLSGIILELDVQSGELTKKE from the coding sequence TTCAAGAGATTCTAAAATTCATCCAACGGATCGAGAGATCATCGCTTCCGGTCCTGCTTATATCAATTGGATACGATTGATCCTAATCGTACTATTTTACGTTTCCATAATAGCTTCGTGGCAACGGAGTACGGTTACTCAGAACACATTTTATCTTTTAGGCGTGTCGAGTATGTTGTTGTACGCCCTTTACAGTTTTTATAAAATAAAAGTTCACGGTAAAATTTCAGAAAGGCAAAGTCAATTATTTATGATTTTGGATGTTTTAAGTCTGTTTTCTACGATGATCGTCGTTGCGGCGGACGTTCCTCAAAACTCGGGAGTGATCGTCAAAGGGCAGATTTTTTACGGGATCGCCTATCTATATATTATTTGTTCCGGCCTTCTTCTATCACCCGGATTCGTTTTAGTTATGGGGTTGGTTACGTCCTTAACTCAATCGATCGTCATCATCGTCGCGGCACAATACGGTTTACAGATGGTCGACGATCCATTGTTGGCCGCCTCCGCCGGTTTTGCCTCTTTATCGGAGCAGGTTATGAAAATCATTTTTCTGTTCACTGCCTCTATGATCGTTCGTTTTCTTGTCAGTCTCTTTTTGAAGTTGGTTCAGAACTCGGAAAGAAGACAAAGGGAATTAGAACATTCACAAACCATAATGAACGAAAAAACGAATAAGATGCGTGAGTCGGCGGGTTATTTAAGAACTTCTTCTCAGAACCTAAGGGACTTTATGAACGATTTTACTCAAATCGTTTCCGATCACGCCTCCTCCTTCGAAGAGATCAGTTCCACGATGGAAGAATTTCAAGCGCAGACTGAAAGTTCGGCCGAAACCGTGCAGAATCAATTTCAGAATATCGAGAACCTCGTCGTACACAGTCAAAACCTCAAATCGATCATAGAACGTATCACATCTTTCAATCATCACCTCAATCAAAGTTTGGATAAAGTGAGAAACGCAGGTTCCGCAGTTAACGGCTTTGTAAAAGAACTTTCTCTTTCTTTGTTCGCCCTCGGAGATTCGTTTAAAAGCGTGAGCGACGTAAATCAAATCATGTCCGAAGTGGCCGATCGAACGAACCTTCTTTCCTTAAACGCTTCGATCGAAGCCGCAAGAGCGGGAAGCGCGGGAAAAGGTTTCGCGGTTGTTGCACAAGAAGTTTCTAAACTCGCCGAAAGTAGCGCGCGAAACGCCGATTTGATCTCCGACATCATCAAAAAATCCACGAATCATGTTTCCTCGGGACAAAAATCCGCGGAAATAACCGCCGAACGTTTTCAAGAACAGGATTCCCTCTTTCACGATTTCGTTTCCCATTTCGAAGAATTCACACAGCTCTTTCGCGAACAGACTTCGATCAATTCTCAATTCTTCTCCAACTTAGATTATCTGAAATCACTATCATCGGAAATCGAATTGGCATCGAAAGAACAAAGGGTCGGACTTCGAGCGATCGTAAGTTCAATCAACGACCTTCAAACCTCCATGGCTTCCTTAACCGAAAAAAGCGAAAACCTATCAGGAATCATCTTAGAACTGGACGTTCAATCGGGAGAATTGACGAAAAAAGAATGA
- a CDS encoding alpha/beta fold hydrolase, with the protein MGRKLKLIKKITLGIIASLLSAILLLIVFTWESDRTVQELQARWAQKPSTFIELNGLRVHLRDEGPKEDPIPLVLIHGGASSLHTWDGWSEELKTTRRVIRFDLPGFGLTGPALNQDYSMQRYIEFVISILDRLKVKRAILIGSSFGGNIAWRTALEQPSRYQKLVLLDAGGYRLESLSVPIAFRIARIPVLNNLLNKILPRKLVESSVKNTYGNPSKVTEEKVDRFFELALREGNRKALGQFQRTLVSESGILEKRIPEVRIPTLILWGKKDRLQPPINAEKFHKDIAGSRLVFFEDLGHTPQEENPQETIKVVKEFIR; encoded by the coding sequence ATGGGTAGGAAATTGAAACTGATCAAAAAAATCACACTGGGAATCATTGCGTCTTTATTGTCCGCAATTCTTCTTCTCATTGTATTTACTTGGGAATCGGATAGGACGGTCCAGGAATTACAAGCTCGATGGGCCCAAAAACCATCCACCTTTATCGAGTTAAACGGCCTTAGGGTCCACCTTAGGGACGAAGGACCGAAAGAAGATCCGATTCCACTCGTGCTGATCCACGGAGGAGCCTCCTCTCTTCACACCTGGGACGGTTGGTCCGAGGAACTCAAAACCACAAGACGAGTGATTCGTTTTGACTTACCGGGCTTCGGTTTAACGGGACCCGCCTTGAACCAAGATTATTCGATGCAACGATACATCGAATTCGTTATCTCTATATTAGATCGTCTTAAAGTAAAACGCGCCATTCTCATCGGAAGTTCTTTCGGAGGCAATATCGCTTGGCGTACTGCGTTGGAACAACCCAGTCGATATCAAAAATTAGTCCTTTTGGACGCGGGCGGATATAGACTGGAATCACTTTCGGTTCCGATCGCCTTTCGAATCGCGAGAATTCCAGTCTTAAACAATCTTCTCAATAAGATATTGCCTAGGAAGTTGGTCGAGTCGAGCGTAAAAAACACCTACGGAAATCCTTCGAAAGTCACCGAAGAAAAGGTGGATCGTTTTTTCGAACTTGCTTTGAGAGAAGGGAACAGAAAGGCTCTCGGACAATTTCAAAGAACGTTGGTTTCAGAATCCGGAATATTAGAAAAACGTATTCCAGAGGTGCGAATCCCAACGCTGATTCTCTGGGGAAAAAAAGATCGTCTTCAACCGCCGATCAACGCGGAAAAGTTTCATAAGGACATCGCAGGAAGTCGTTTGGTTTTTTTTGAAGACCTCGGACATACTCCCCAAGAAGAAAATCCTCAAGAAACGATCAAAGTCGTGAAGGAATTTATCCGTTGA
- a CDS encoding DUF1554 domain-containing protein has protein sequence MRNESTNFPVSISILLVFFVSCNEAERLSTDALKNPLIALIEPARFFNSSSNLPSTNVSTCATDKGPCYIFELYNIAGVLTNGNIGGVAGADTLCQNAAAVLPSAFGSPSEYKAVIMDESGERNLTKNWVLYPNTNYLNIKKSTLNPNDSVLAFKTDSQAIYTGTLTNRIIVDGTRPPNTYTFTGIRIDTPGSPGTWLPGDVRSCFDWTSTAIGTTYGSIGYPEEFSTYFIDRGYFSASGCDTQHGIYCVRQ, from the coding sequence ATGAGAAATGAATCCACGAATTTTCCCGTTTCTATTTCCATTCTTCTCGTATTCTTCGTTTCCTGTAATGAAGCGGAAAGACTATCAACGGATGCGCTTAAAAATCCGTTGATCGCGCTAATCGAACCTGCACGTTTTTTTAATTCTTCTTCGAATCTCCCGTCTACCAACGTATCCACCTGTGCCACCGACAAAGGGCCTTGCTATATATTCGAACTCTACAATATTGCGGGCGTTCTAACCAACGGAAATATCGGTGGAGTTGCGGGAGCGGATACTCTGTGTCAAAATGCGGCGGCAGTTTTACCTTCCGCCTTCGGAAGCCCGAGTGAATACAAAGCGGTGATCATGGATGAATCCGGTGAAAGAAATTTGACGAAGAATTGGGTCTTATATCCGAACACGAATTATCTCAATATCAAAAAAAGCACTCTGAATCCGAACGACAGCGTTCTTGCATTCAAAACCGACTCTCAAGCGATTTATACGGGAACACTTACCAATCGGATCATCGTCGATGGAACTCGACCGCCTAACACATACACTTTTACAGGAATTCGAATCGATACACCCGGCTCTCCCGGAACCTGGTTGCCGGGAGATGTACGAAGTTGTTTTGATTGGACAAGCACCGCAATAGGAACTACATACGGATCGATCGGCTATCCGGAAGAATTCTCGACCTACTTTATCGATCGAGGATATTTTTCGGCAAGTGGTTGCGACACTCAGCATGGAATCTACTGTGTTCGACAATAA
- a CDS encoding DUF1330 domain-containing protein yields the protein MKYYSVAEINITSVRWIPAYVRNVTKMVENFGGKYLARTGNVEKMEGERKLPQLFLIIEWPSKDAAQKFYESEEYKPYLESRLKGSQSEFVLVCGEDVNKIAEIPD from the coding sequence ATGAAATACTATTCAGTCGCTGAAATCAATATAACAAGCGTTCGGTGGATTCCCGCCTATGTCCGTAACGTCACCAAGATGGTGGAAAATTTCGGAGGCAAATACCTGGCTCGAACGGGTAACGTAGAAAAGATGGAAGGTGAAAGAAAACTCCCGCAACTTTTTCTTATCATTGAATGGCCATCGAAAGACGCCGCGCAGAAATTCTACGAATCGGAAGAATACAAACCTTATCTGGAAAGCAGACTCAAAGGTTCGCAAAGTGAATTCGTATTGGTCTGCGGTGAAGACGTGAACAAAATTGCGGAAATACCGGACTGA